The DNA sequence TAAGATGGCAGGCGGTGTTAAGGAAGCTGACGGCTATTACTATTACTTTGACGACCACGGAATTAATATCGGTCAGGTTAAATACACCGGTGTATTCAGAGATGACAGAGTAGGCTCTTATTTCTATGCTAAGAACGGTGTTCTTGAAGGCGGTTGGCAGTCTTTTGAGGGAAATTGGTATTATTTTGATAAGACCACTCTCAAAGCAGTAAACGGAAAACAAAAGCTTGGCGGCGTTACTTATGAATTTGACGGAAACGGCAGATTAAAATCAGGCGTTTGGGTAAATGTATTTGTCGGTTGGAGATATTATTACGGCCCAGACTATTACCGCACAAAGTGGCAAGAAATTGACGGCGAATGGTATTACTTCAGAGATGGTGTTCGTGTAACAGGCAAGAGCCGTGTTACTGCACTTGATAATACAGGTCTAAGAAGATGGTATGATTTTGGCGAGGACGGCGCAAGTCGCGGTCTTGTTACCGGCATCGTAAACAATGAGGGCGAACTTTATTGGTGCGAAGAAGGTAAGGAAAAAGAAATCGGCTTATTCTGCTTAAACGGTGATTATTACTATTCACACATTGGCGGTAAGCTTATTACCAATCAGCGCTATTATGCTTGGCTTATTCACGAAAGCAGTGAATTACCTAAGGGCCATTATGACTTTGGTGCAGACGGTAAAATGCTTGGTGTAAATAAAGAAACCGGCATTAGCGGTATTGTTGAAAAAGACGGCAATCTCTATTATTATGAAAACGGTAATCCTACTGAAAAGTTCTTATTCAAATATAACGGCGATTACTATTATTCCAGATACAACGGTCAGTTAGTAGTAAATACTACATATTATGCATACAAAGTTGACAGCAACTGCGATTTACCCGTAGGTCATTATGAATTTGGACCCGACGGTAAGATGCTAAATGGTATTGTAGAAAAGAACGGTGAACTTTACTATTACGAAAACGGTGTCGGAATAGAAAAGGGTCTGTTCCTGTATGACGGCAACTACTATTGTGCAAAAAGCAAAGGTAAGCTGGCAGTAAATGAAAGCTACTATGCATGGAAACTGGATGATAGCTGCAATCTTCCTAAGGATAAATACGATTTTGATGAAAACGGCAGATTGATGCTGAACGGTATTGTGAATAAAGGCGGAGTACTGTACTATTATGAAAACGGAAAGCCCGTAGAAAAAGGTCTCTTCAAGTATGAAGACGAGTACTATTATTCAAGATACAACGGCGCATTGGTAGTTAACGAAAGATATTATGCATACAAAGCTGATGCAAGCTGCGATTTACCCGCAGGTCACTATGAATTTGGTGCAGATGGCAAGATGCTTCGTGGTATCGTTGAAAAGAACGGTGTTCTTTACTTCTACGAAAACGGTAATCCTAAGGAAATGTTCCTCTTTGAATATGAGGGTGCTTACTATTACTCAAGATACAACGGTGCATTGGTAGTTAATGATAAGTATTATGCATATAAGACCAATGCAAATTGTGATTTACCTGTAGGTCATTATGAATTCGGACCTGACGGTAAGATGCTTCAGGGTATCGTTGAAAAGAACGGTGTTCTTTACTTCTACGAAAACGGTAATCCTGTTGAAAAGGGATTGTTTAAGTATGAGGATAATTACTATTACTCCAGATATGACGGCTCGTTGATTACCGGCAAGTCATACTATGCATATAAAATTGATAGCAGCTGCGATTTGCCCGTAGGTCATTATGAATTCGGTGCAGACGGTAAGATGCTGAACGGTATTGTAGAAAAGAACGGAAAGCGCTATTACTACGAGAACGGTCAAGCTGTGGAAAAAGGTCTTTTCATTATGGATGGCTACTATTACTATGCAAGATATGACGGTATGATTATTACTAACCAGACATACTATGTATGGTTAGGTAACGGTCTTCTATTCGAAAAGAATTATGTTTTCAATGAATTAGGTCAAATTATTGGTTAAATCTAACGCACAGAGCCTCTTTTGAAGGGGCTCTGTGATATCATTTGGGGAAATTCTGTGTTATATGGAGGTGTCTATGTCAAGCAATAGGGTCTTTAATAATGCAAAATGGATTGTTATTTGCAAAATAGCGCAATCGTTGTTGCAGTTTGTCGTAGGAATGCTTTGCGCAAGATATTTGGGACCGTCTAATTACGGTGTGATTAACTATGCATCATCAGTAGTTGCATTTGTTATACCTATAATGCAGTTAGGTTTGCAATCGACACTTATGCAGGAATTTGTGGAAAACCCTGATGATGAAGGAAAAATAATGGGCACCTCACTAATAATGAATCTGGTGTCCGGCGTTTTCTGTATGCTGATGGTTGGAGCCTTTGTTTCCGTTGCGAATTACGGCGAACCCGAAACAATAATCGTTTGTATATTATACAGTATATCCTTGATTTTCCGTGCGCTTGAGCTTTTACAATATTGGTTTCAGTATAAGCTTCAATCTAAATATCCGTCGATTATAATGCTTTTGTCATATATAGTTGTTTCCGCTTACCGTATTTTTTTGTTAGTGACGGGTAAAAGCATTTATTGGTTTGCAGTTGTTAACGCTCTGGATTTCGCAATTATAGGCATAGCTTTATTAGTCATTTATATAAAGCGCGGAGCCCCAAGATTATCATTTTCTCCGGCTTTGATAAAGAAGCTTTTTAAACGAAGCAAGTTTTATATCTTAGCTTCTATGATGGTAACGCTGTTTCATAATACTGACCACATTATGCTCAAGCTAATGTCAGGAGATGCTGAAAACGGATATTATACAGCCGCTATCACCTGTGCATCAGTTTTTCAATTTGTTTATATGGCTATTGTCGATTCCATGCGTCCCGTAATACTTAAATACAAAAAAGAAAATCAAGAAAAATACGAAAAGAATATTTCCAAGCTTTATTGCATCACATCCTATATGGCACTGGTGCAGGGATTGGGATTTACAGTATTTGCACGGTTGATTGTGTGGATTTTATACGGCACTGAATATGCACCGTCTGTTTTGGTATTACAAATTTTAGTGTGGTATATTGCTTTTTCATATATGGGAGTAGTCCGAAATATCTGGATTCTTGCAGAAGGAAAGCATAAGCTTTTATGGAAAATAAACCTTGTAGGTGCATTGGCAAATGCCTTTATAAACCTTTTGCTTATTCCAAGTATGGGTGCCGTCGGTGCTGCTACAGCATCACTTTTTACACAATTTTTCACAAACTTTGTTTTAGGCTTTATTATTAAACCCATTCGTGAAAATAATCGTTTATTGTTAAAGGGATTAAATCCTAAAATTTTATTATCGTTGTTAGATAAAAACAATTAGGAGAATTTTGAATGAAAGAAACCTCTGTAATAGATTTCGTTGTTCCGTGGGTAGATAACTCTGACCCGATATGGAGAGCTAAAAAAGCACAATATACAGGCGTTGAAGAACAGGAAGGAAACACAGACGCACGTTATCGTGACTGGGATATATTAAAATATTGGTTCCGAGGAATTGATAAATTTGCGCCTTGGGTAAGATATGTTCATTTTATAACCGACGACCAAAAACCTGAATGGCTCAATATTGAACACTCGAAGCTCAAATGGGTAAAGCATACAGATTATATTCCCGCAGAATACCTTCCTACATTTAACAGCCACACAATAGAGTGGAATATTCATAAAATAAAAGATTTATCTGAACACTTTGTCTATTTCAATGATGATATGTTTATCATTAAAGAAACTAAACCTGAGGACTTTTTTGTAGATGGTTTGCCCTGTGATTTACCCGATTTAGGACCTTTATATCCCACCGATTTTTTCTCTAATATGTTGTTTAATAATATTTGCCTCTTAAATCGTCATTTTTCTTTAAAGAAAAGTATACAAGCTAATCCAAAAAAATGGATACAAAAGCAGTCTTTAGGCGGACTTTTCAAGCTAATGCTATACGGCCGTAAGGATTTGATACCTAATAGCAACAGCCGTCACATACATATTTCATACAACAAAAAAACCTATGAAACATTATGGAAACACGAAGCTGAACTTATTGATGCTACCTGTCAGCACAAATTAAGAACTAAAGATGATATAACGCCGTGGTGCTTACGTGATTGGCAGCTTTTTTCTGGAGAATTTTATCCTAAAAAACCGATAGGTAAATTATTTCACACCTCTTCTATTTCTCACAGCGACGAAGCAATCAATTATCTTAAAAAACAAAAGGGTAAAATTATTTGTCTGAATGACAGTGAGGACGAAACAGATTTTGAATTACATAAAAAGATGATTGTAGAAGCCTTCGAAAAGATTTTACCTGAAAAATCTTCATTTGAAATTTAATTATATAATTGAGGTTATGTGAATGAAAATTTCAAAAAGTTTGATTGTAAGAATAATAATTATTATAGCAATAATAGTTGTTACGTCAGTAATTTTTCTAAATTCGTCTGAAAATATTGCAACCTCACAGCAATCAAGCAACGCTGTAATAGATGTTATTGTTCCTAACCAAAATGCTGAGAATAATAAACAAATAAATTTTTTAGTCAGAAAAGCTGCTCATCTTTTTGAATTTGCCCTATTGGGTGCTTTAGTTATGAGTCTTATACTCAATATAAAAAAAGCATTTAAAAAGCACTTTTTCGGTAATGCATTTTTTTATGTGTTGGCAGTAGCTGTAATTGACGAGCATATTCAAAGCTTTTATGAACGGACAAGCTCTACATCTGATATCCTGCTTGACTTTTTAGGAGCGCTTATTGGCTTTGCTATTATACTGATTCTTAAATTAATAATAAATAAGCTTAAAAGCTTACTCGCAACTAAATGAAAAAAGAGGCTGTAAAAAACTTTTTTGTTTTTTTACAGCCTTGTTTTTTAGGGTATAGAAAAAAAGGTGCAGAATCTGTCAATTTCGCACCGACAAATTTTTGTCGGTGGTTCCCCAACGGTGTACAGAGGTACTCCAAGGGCGAAATTGGCATATAGCATAAAACGTATATTTCTTAAAAGAATTAGCAAAAAGATGTTTTTCTATTAATTTTCGCTCTTTCTTTCAAGAGATGATAGTATATAATCCTTTTATTTACTTGTTTTTGCGTTCTGCGCTTTTTTTACATTCCCTTTTGCTATATGCCTATACAAATTTACAAGCCCTGTACTGAGCAAAATTCCGCCTATTATATCGCTGAGCCAATGTACACCTGAAATTAGTCTGCCCACTACCATAAAAGCAATAAAAGCAGTAATTGCTATAGTGATACATTTTCTTGCTGTTTTATTCTTTATGCGGCCGTTAAGCTGCATCACAGCGGTAGGCATAACACACATAACAAGCAGAGTAGTTGAAGAGGGATATGACGCTTCTAAAAAGCCGTCAATCAATATAGGTCTGTAATTCACAACAAAGCTTTCAAAGAAAAGATATGCTGTAATTGTGGCAATATAAAAGGCGCCAAGAACAAAAATACTGTAATCAACCTTTAAAAGACTTTTCCTTTTAATCCATTGTATAAGGCCAAAAGCTGCAAATCCAAAGGCAACGAAAACAGGTACTAAGCCTAACCAATCGGTTATTATATAAAGCGTCATATTAACGCCTGTAAGCTTATGGAAAAATGCGTTAAGCGTTGCAAATCCAACGGACGACTCCATAGGCCCGATTGCTTTGACATCTACAAGGCGAATAAGCACTGTCCACAATACAAATGCGGCAAGTAAAAATACTGCCGCATAAAAATTTTTCTTTTTCATTTTTGCAGTCCCCTTTCAGACACATTGTATCTCAAGAGATAGCCGAC is a window from the Oscillospiraceae bacterium genome containing:
- a CDS encoding capsule biosynthesis protein CapK, producing MKETSVIDFVVPWVDNSDPIWRAKKAQYTGVEEQEGNTDARYRDWDILKYWFRGIDKFAPWVRYVHFITDDQKPEWLNIEHSKLKWVKHTDYIPAEYLPTFNSHTIEWNIHKIKDLSEHFVYFNDDMFIIKETKPEDFFVDGLPCDLPDLGPLYPTDFFSNMLFNNICLLNRHFSLKKSIQANPKKWIQKQSLGGLFKLMLYGRKDLIPNSNSRHIHISYNKKTYETLWKHEAELIDATCQHKLRTKDDITPWCLRDWQLFSGEFYPKKPIGKLFHTSSISHSDEAINYLKKQKGKIICLNDSEDETDFELHKKMIVEAFEKILPEKSSFEI
- a CDS encoding flippase, producing MISFGEILCYMEVSMSSNRVFNNAKWIVICKIAQSLLQFVVGMLCARYLGPSNYGVINYASSVVAFVIPIMQLGLQSTLMQEFVENPDDEGKIMGTSLIMNLVSGVFCMLMVGAFVSVANYGEPETIIVCILYSISLIFRALELLQYWFQYKLQSKYPSIIMLLSYIVVSAYRIFLLVTGKSIYWFAVVNALDFAIIGIALLVIYIKRGAPRLSFSPALIKKLFKRSKFYILASMMVTLFHNTDHIMLKLMSGDAENGYYTAAITCASVFQFVYMAIVDSMRPVILKYKKENQEKYEKNISKLYCITSYMALVQGLGFTVFARLIVWILYGTEYAPSVLVLQILVWYIAFSYMGVVRNIWILAEGKHKLLWKINLVGALANAFINLLLIPSMGAVGAATASLFTQFFTNFVLGFIIKPIRENNRLLLKGLNPKILLSLLDKNN
- a CDS encoding phosphatase PAP2 family protein yields the protein MKKKNFYAAVFLLAAFVLWTVLIRLVDVKAIGPMESSVGFATLNAFFHKLTGVNMTLYIITDWLGLVPVFVAFGFAAFGLIQWIKRKSLLKVDYSIFVLGAFYIATITAYLFFESFVVNYRPILIDGFLEASYPSSTTLLVMCVMPTAVMQLNGRIKNKTARKCITIAITAFIAFMVVGRLISGVHWLSDIIGGILLSTGLVNLYRHIAKGNVKKAQNAKTSK